Proteins co-encoded in one Odontesthes bonariensis isolate fOdoBon6 chromosome 24, fOdoBon6.hap1, whole genome shotgun sequence genomic window:
- the acp1 gene encoding low molecular weight phosphotyrosine protein phosphatase isoform X2 yields MAATSSKSVLFVCLGNICRSPIAEAVFRKMATDAGVVDKWVIDSGATSDWNIGSSPDARGLACLRKHGIKTSHRARQVTKEDFMSFEYILCMDESNLSDLNRKANSVKDHRAKIELLGSYDPQKQLIIKDPYYGSDDDFEKVYDQCVRCCKAFLETNS; encoded by the exons ATGGCGGCCACTAGCTCTAAgtcagttttgtttgtgtgtttgg GAAACATTTGCAGGTCTCCCATTGCCGAAGCTGTCTTCAGGAAGATGGCAACAGATGCTGGTGTTGTTGATAAG TGGGTCATAGACAGTGGGGCCACATCTGACTGGAATATAGGCAGCTCACCGGACGCCCGCGGTCTGGCTTGCCTCAGGAAGCATGGCATTAAGACAAGCCACAGGGCCCGACAG GTGACCAAGGAAGACTTCATGAGCTTTGAATACATTCTTTGCATGGACGAGAGCAATTTGAG TGACTTGAATAGAAAGGCAAACTCTGTGAAAGACCACAGAGCAAAGATTGAGCTTCTTGGTTCATACGACCCCCAGAAGCAGCTGATCATCAAAGACCCGTATTAT gGAAGCGACGACGACTTTGAAAAGGTGTATGATCAGTGTGTACGATGCTGCAAAGCTTTCCTCGAGACCAACTCCTAA
- the acp1 gene encoding low molecular weight phosphotyrosine protein phosphatase isoform X1: MAATSSKSVLFVCLGNICRSPIAEAVFRKMATDAGVVDKWRIDSAATSTYEIGNPPDHRGQACMKRHDVPMRHVARQVTKEDFMSFEYILCMDESNLSDLNRKANSVKDHRAKIELLGSYDPQKQLIIKDPYYGSDDDFEKVYDQCVRCCKAFLETNS, from the exons ATGGCGGCCACTAGCTCTAAgtcagttttgtttgtgtgtttgg GAAACATTTGCAGGTCTCCCATTGCCGAAGCTGTCTTCAGGAAGATGGCAACAGATGCTGGTGTTGTTGATAAG TGGAGGATAGACAGTGCTGCCACCTCCACCTATGAGATAGGAAACCCTCCAGACCACCGCGGTCAAGCCTGCATGAAGCGACATGACGTGCCCATGAGGCATGTGGCTAGGCAG GTGACCAAGGAAGACTTCATGAGCTTTGAATACATTCTTTGCATGGACGAGAGCAATTTGAG TGACTTGAATAGAAAGGCAAACTCTGTGAAAGACCACAGAGCAAAGATTGAGCTTCTTGGTTCATACGACCCCCAGAAGCAGCTGATCATCAAAGACCCGTATTAT gGAAGCGACGACGACTTTGAAAAGGTGTATGATCAGTGTGTACGATGCTGCAAAGCTTTCCTCGAGACCAACTCCTAA